The following proteins are encoded in a genomic region of Cydia fagiglandana chromosome 26, ilCydFagi1.1, whole genome shotgun sequence:
- the LOC134677627 gene encoding uncharacterized protein LOC134677627 — MEVILLNRLSTFATNIKEHQVKASELCACRPWGKDQLEQAAIIASKLQSILGRFQSDLYQYFNLSKDPNADEISNVTAIQLDGDEVLAELNARIQADKDTRQVKSDPTKNRSKLPELDLISFHGDVLEWTQFWDQFSSNIDQRNIRDVDKLLYLKASLKGEAKTIIDGLETTNDNYKIAIDTLRERYGNRVQIVDAHYSSLYKIKKATKPEDCRKTLDELERHLRVLQSLGEDTNQNHLRFLFMEKFPEDIIYEMKLKLKIESIEEIRKQLNAIISAKEDAKRISVETKDMETTFTTETLHIRDKFVKKSNDRRIKHRVINMREKPNKFRKNTSTFSNTFTPKKRTYKANSESNNAQASEKRRKIECIFCQENHYNDACTKFKTLAERKDKIPNRCYICLKIGHRQNECRITHICYHCGERNQHNRALCPKKLLQATETSSSQDSCA, encoded by the coding sequence ATGGAAGTTATCCTGCTGAATCGCCTGTCCACATTTGCCACAAACATCAAAGAGCATCAAGTAAAAGCATCAGAGCTATGTGCGTGTCGTCCATGGGGAAAAGATCAGCTAGAGCAAGCTGCTATTATCGCCTCCAAACTACAATCTATACTGGGAAGATTCCAAAGTGATCTCTATCAGTACTTCAACCTGTCCAAGGATCCTAACGCCGATGAGATTTCAAATGTAACTGCGATACAGCTAGACGGTGATGAAGTCTTAGCTGAACTTAATGCAAGAATTCAAGCCGATAAGGATACAAGACAAGTCAAATCCGATCCTACAAAAAATAGGAGCAAGTTACCAGAGTTAGATTTAATATCTTTTCATGGTGACGTTCTAGAATGGACTCAATTCTGGGACCAATTCAGTTCCAACATTGATCAAAGGAATATACGAGACGTTGATAAGCTACTCTACCTTAAAGCATCGTTAAAGGGTGAAGCCAAAACCATAATCGATGGTTTAGAAACCACGAATGACAATTATAAGATTGCCATAGATACTCTGAGAGAGAGATATGGCAACAGAGTGCAGATTGTTGATGCCCACTATTCTTCCTTATATAAGATTAAGAAGGCCACAAAGCCAGAAGATTGCAGAAAGACATTAGATGAACTCGAGAGACATCTAAGAGTCTTACAGTCCCTAGGAGAGGATACAAATCAAAACCATTTAAGATTTCTTTTCATGGAAAAGTTTCCGGAAGACATCATTTATGAAATGAAGCTAAAATTGAAGATTGAATCCAttgaggaaataagaaaacaactaAACGCTATCATATCAGCAAAAGAAGATGCCAAGAGGATAAGCGTTGAGACTAAAGATATGGAAACAACCTTTACTACTGAAACTTTACACATTAGAGATAAATTTGTGAAGAAATCCAACGATAGGAGAATCAAACACAGAGTTATAAATATGAGGGAAAAACCaaataaatttagaaaaaatacaTCAACATTTTCAAATACATTCACGCCTAAGAAAAGAACATATAAAGCTAATAGTGAATCGAATAATGCGCAGGCATCCGAAAAACGAAGGAAAATAGAATGTATATTTTGCCAAGAGAATCATTACAATGACGCTTGCACGAAATTTAAGACCTTGGCTGAAAGGAAAGATAAAATACCTAACCGTTGTTACATCTGTTTGAAAATTGGCCATAGACAAAATGAATGTAGAATAACACACATCTGTTATCACTGTGGTGAAAGGAATCAGCATAATAGAGCATTGTGCCCTAAGAAATTGCTCCAAGCAACAGAGACATCATCGTCACAAGATTCCTGTGCCTGA